A stretch of DNA from Halobacteriovorax vibrionivorans:
ACCCCACTCTCCAGGGTGCTCTTCTTTCAGTTTGAGCCAATCACTTCTTAAATCTTCAACATACGTTGAGATTTTAAGCGGTGAATTCTCTTCATTCTTACTTCCTACTCCAAGGTAATCTAGAGCAAAAACATTTTGTGTTTCATCCATCTCGTGAAGATAGTCAGGAAACTTATACCAATGGCGACTCTCTCTAGCGAGTCCTCTAAGTAATAACCAGTTCACAGTGAATTCTCCTTAACCCATGCTTTTGAACTTCCGACAGCGCGAAATAAGAATTTAATTAACATGATATGTCTTCTCATAGTTCGATCATAACGATGAGATTTTATCGGATTAAAAAGTCCTTCTCTTCTAAAGATTTGCAAAGGATTCTTCTTAACCCAAATCCAACTTCCCATCTCCAATGTTAAGGGTATATAAACTCCATCAGGATTTTCTTGTATATACTCATCGTATAGGTAATCCCATACGTCACCTTCAATAGTGTAACTTTCTGATGTTGGCTCAATCTGATAGATATGGTGTGGATGTGTCTCATTTAGAAGTTGTTCTAAATTCTCCATTTCCGTTATATTTTTAAATGGCGCCAATGTCTTAGAGTAGGGATACCATAAACGATCTTTGAGTCCGAAGCCAGAGTGGAAATCAACAGAGATGGCCCTCTTTGCTTGGAAGATATTCTTACGACAATAATTAACGAGGGCCTGTAGCTCCTCTTCCATTGCAGCATTTTCTTGCCCTTGATACCAAGGAAGCCTCGGCGTCAGCCTTTGCCCTGAAAGGAGAAATTTCTTTTTCTCTAATGCTTTTACAGGAGCATTTCTCATAAGATCAACATCATTAGCATTGGATCTTCTATGATGATACATCCCCCATGGGTTAATGAGCGGGATTGAAATAATTCGATATTTTTCTAAACTTCTTCTTAACTCTTCATCCCAAGATAGTTGCTTAAACAAAGATGTTAAGTAAGTTACCACAACTTGAGTCCCAACTTTTTCAAGTCCATGAACTCCTCCAAATAAAGCTAATACCGGAGCGCTTGGATCATCGCTTCCAATCTCAAAACTATGGATTGGAAAGCTATCACCGTTGTGGTTAATTCTCGTGATTTCTTGGTATCTAACAAGTGGGTCTTCGATTTTTGTTAATTCACCTATGGCATGTAACTCATCGAAGTCTTTCACGATGCTACCTTTGAAAAGTCTTTATATTATATGGGGATAAGAAGATAACAAAGAACATTGCACAACTTACTAGCTCAATAACTTCACCTTTCTTACCATGATCAATCGTTAAAAAAAGAAGATACATCGCAAGAAAGAAGAATGTATGAATTAGCTTTGGTACGGGTACTGCAAAGTCATCAATGATATATTGTACAAAACCAATTGTGCGATAAAGGACTGGTAAAATTAGAACGTAAACACCAGATATAATTCCAGCAATTAAACCAAAGATAACTTTATTGATTTTGAAATCACCAAATTTTAGATTGTGTAATGTAATATCATTTTGCGTATTGTATTGCTGAAAGAACTCTGGAGAACCTAAATCGAATATTCTCTGCCCCCAAGCTATCTCTTCTCCAAAACCGAAGAAGAATAAAGCGGCAAAGGCCAAGAGTGAAAACTTAAATAACTTAGACTTACTATCCTTTAATTTAAAGAATCGCCATAGGCATAGAATTGAAACAAGTAATAAATAAATAGCTTGCTGCATCTCCAAGAAACCATCTTCTACTGTATAAACTCCAGCAAACCAATTCGGGTTTGAAGCAGCAAAATACATCCCAAAGAAAACCATATGGGCAATTGATGTCATGATTATAATTTCTAATTTTCCAACTTGATCTTTAAATACGCTCATTTGGCCATTATAGTCAGCTCCTAGACTTATGGCAATATAGAGAAGATAACGCACTCGGCAATTTTTTTTTGGGTTAAGAGCACTTTGGTAACTGGGCCCAACCTGTCACATAACGCCTCGATAATTTTTCTCTTCTCATCTTCCATGAATCATTATCAACCCCGCAGGCCATTGAACGAATCATACCGCTCCCCTCACGACGGTTAATTTCATCAACAATTTTCATAAGCTTTGCGCTACGTGGATCATCTAACTCTTCAAAGAGACTTTGTTGAATTACCTCATCATCTGAAAAGTCTCCAAGCTTAACTCCGGCCTTTTTAAAACAAACACCCATTTTAAAAAGATCATCGAGTGCAGACCAGGCATACTTGATAATCTTTCTTGTATCAGATGTTGGCCCAAGAAGCTTAACTTTATCCTTACCGTAATAAGGTACTTCATTTAATTTATGTGGATCACTATGACAATAAACTTCAATTGTTGCACACAAGCTACGCTGTGCTCGCATCTTCTCACTTGCATTAGTTACATAATTTGCAACTGATTCTCGCAGGCTTTTAAGATCAACAACACTGCCACTAAAGGTACGAGAGCAGAGGATCTCTTTCTTCTTTGGCCGACATTCCTCTAATTCGTAACAGGTTATTCCCCTTAACTCATCTTGAGTCATACGACCAAGTTTAGTTAAAGTTCGCTGTATAACTTTTATATTCTTAAAGGCCTTAAAATCATAAGCCGTTTTTATTCCCAAGGTCCTAAGCTTTACACTATTCTTTCTTCCTATCCCCCAAACATCTTCAATAGAAACTCTTTTAAGGGCCACATCTTGTAATCTTTCATCGAGAAGACAGACAACGCCATTGGCCTTTTCTGATTTCTTGCCGATATGATTTGCAATCTT
This window harbors:
- a CDS encoding DUF2817 domain-containing protein, producing MKDFDELHAIGELTKIEDPLVRYQEITRINHNGDSFPIHSFEIGSDDPSAPVLALFGGVHGLEKVGTQVVVTYLTSLFKQLSWDEELRRSLEKYRIISIPLINPWGMYHHRRSNANDVDLMRNAPVKALEKKKFLLSGQRLTPRLPWYQGQENAAMEEELQALVNYCRKNIFQAKRAISVDFHSGFGLKDRLWYPYSKTLAPFKNITEMENLEQLLNETHPHHIYQIEPTSESYTIEGDVWDYLYDEYIQENPDGVYIPLTLEMGSWIWVKKNPLQIFRREGLFNPIKSHRYDRTMRRHIMLIKFLFRAVGSSKAWVKENSL
- a CDS encoding Y-family DNA polymerase, with the protein product MGSHNKQKVYALVDCNSFFCSCERLFRPEIRNKPVGVLSNNDGCFVSRTPELKALGVKMGDPYFKVRRLCESHNVHVFSSNFSLYTNISDRVMNVLARFAPSLEIYSVDEAFLDLTGMDEDLVAYGHRIRETVLQWTGIPVSIGIAPSKTLAKIANHIGKKSEKANGVVCLLDERLQDVALKRVSIEDVWGIGRKNSVKLRTLGIKTAYDFKAFKNIKVIQRTLTKLGRMTQDELRGITCYELEECRPKKKEILCSRTFSGSVVDLKSLRESVANYVTNASEKMRAQRSLCATIEVYCHSDPHKLNEVPYYGKDKVKLLGPTSDTRKIIKYAWSALDDLFKMGVCFKKAGVKLGDFSDDEVIQQSLFEELDDPRSAKLMKIVDEINRREGSGMIRSMACGVDNDSWKMRREKLSRRYVTGWAQLPKCS